DNA from Mycolicibacterium alvei:
GCTTCGAGGTGAGGGTCGAACTGACTGGTGCCGCAACCCATGTGCCGTTCATCGCGCAGATCACCCGCGGTGACGCCGAGGCGCTCGGGTTGCGGGAGGGCGACACGGTCTACGTGCGGGCCACCCGGGTTCCGCAGATTGCCGGGGGGATGCAGAGTCTGTTGAGCCACAAGGAGTCTGGCGACGATGCCGAGAACAGCAGCGATGAGGACGAGGCGCTGACCGTCCGCTGAGACGGTCAGCGCCGACAATACCGGGCCGGGGGATCAGGCCAGGGTCAGGAACAACTTCTCCAAATCGGCGACGTCCATCGGCGCGGCACCATCCGGACGGGTACCGGCCATGCACTCGCGCAGGCTGGTCGCGACGATTTTGAATCCGGCCCGGTCCAGCGCGCGGGAGACCGCGGCGAGCTGGGTGACCACGTCCTTGCAGTCGCGGCCCTGCTCGATCATCGAGATCACCCCGGCCAGCTGGCCCTGGGCCCGGCGCAGCCGGTTCAGGATGGCCGCGATCGATTCTTCGTCACAGACCATGGCTTTCCCGGTGGAAGCCGTTGTGGTTGTTGTCTTCTCGATTGAACTCATGCTGTCGTTCCCTTCGATCTAGATGGCGACGGTGGGTGGTCCGAGCAGTGCCCGCAGCGGGCACCAGTGAAATCGCAGGCAGCTGAATCTGGCCAGTGCGGCAAGTCCGATCAGCGCGGCGGTGACCAGCCCGGCTATCGGGTTCAGCTCCTCAGCCAGGATCACCGCGGCCATGATCAACACGAACCAGCCGAATCCCTGGCGCAACGCATCGGGATTCACCCGCGATGTCAGGCGGGCGCCGAGCAGGCTGCCCAGCACCGCGGCGGCGGTGAACATGGCGGCCACCGGCCAGTCGATGACGACGCTGTTCAGGTGACCGGCCAGACCGGCGAAGGAGTTCAGGGCAATCACGACCAGTGAGGTGCCGACCGCGACGGGCATCGGCAGCCCGGCCAGCATGACCAGGGCCGGTACCACCAGGAAGCCGCCTCCGGCGCCGACGGCTCCGGTGGCCAGGCCCACGCCGAGCCCCAGTGTGGCGGTCTTGACGACCGACGTCCGGCCCGTCGGCTCGGGTGTGGTGGTGTTGCGGCCCTTGATCATTGCCAGCCCGGTGGCGATCATCATGACCGCCAGCCCGATCAGCAGGACCGATCCCGGGACAAAGCGGCCGGCGGCGCCGCCCGCATAGGCACCGACCATCCCGGCCGCCCCGAACAGCAGGGCACTGCGCCACCGAACCCGGCCCGCTCGTGCATGCGAAACGGCGCTGAACGTGCTGGTGACCCCGACCACGACAAGCGACGTGGCGATCGCCTGCTTGGCCTCCATGCCGGCAACATAGGCCAGCAGTGGAACGGTCAGGATCGAGCCACCCCCGCCGAGGAGTCCGAGGGACACCCCGACCAGGACGGCCAGCACGACAGCGACGGCGATCATGCCAACATGCCCGAAGGTGTTTGCTTGGAACCGATCAGCTGCTCGACGACGCTCTGGGCATCGCACGACGCGCCCCGGTTGCACGGCAGCTTCGCCAGCATCATGCCCATGGCGCAGGTGTTGGTCAGCGCCGCGGTGGACAACCCGGCGCCGATCGCCGCGGCGACCCACTTCAGCTTGGGCGCCGCGATGCTGCCCAGGACGCTGCTCAGCACGATCGACCCCGCAACCAGGCGGACCTGGCGCTCCAGATCCCACCGCTGCGCACCGCGACGCACCTCGAACCCCTTGTCCTGCCAGGCCGTCATGCCGCCGTCGAGGATCGAGACATTCGGTAGACCGGCGTCGCGCAGGGTCTCGCCTGCGGTGCCGGCCCGTTGCCCGGAACGACAGATCAGCACGACGTTCTCGTCGAGGTGCTGGGCGATCTCATCCCGGTGTTCCTGCAGCAGATCCAGCGGCACGTTGTAAGCGCCTGCGATATGTGCGGTTTCGAATTCTCCGGGGGTACGGACGTCGATGAGCCGTGGGCCGTTAGCGGTCTGCGTGAGTACGTTCAGTTCGCCGGCGTCGATGATCGACGAGGTGGACATCAGGCACGACCTTTCAACATCAGGTTCCAGTACAACGCGGGCAGCCCGTACTTTTTCAGCAACCAGTACGGCCGGTGCGGCTTGACCGGATCGAGCAGGGGGAAGGACGGTTTGAGGGTGAAGTCGTAGTCGAACTCGGCCAGCAGCATCTCGCGCGAAGAGGTGACGATGGGGCAGGAGGCGTAGCCGTCGTAGGCCCCGGTCAGGGGCCGACCGCTGCGCACCGCGCCGATGTTCTCCACAACGACGGGGGCCTGTTTACGAATGGCTGCACCGGTTTTCGAGTTCGGCGACGAGCCCGCGTCGCCGAGGGCGAACACGTTCGGGTAGCGCACGTGCTGCATCGTGTGCTTGTCGATGTCCACGTAGCCGTTGGCGTCCCCGCCGACATGGCTGGTGGACAGCGGGCTGTTCTTGATCCAGTCCGGTGCCGACTGGTGCGGGACGGCGTGCAGTACGTCGTAGGGCAGCACTGTCTCGATGCCATCGGCGAGGTTCGTCATCGTCGCCTTGCGCGATGCCGAATCGATGGACCGCACCTCACTTCCGGTGTGCAGTGTGATGCCGTAGTCGGCGATGACCTTGTCCAGGTTGTCGGCGATCGCGGGGATACCGAAGATCCGCGGGGTCGGGACCACCAGGTGCACGTCGATGTTGTCGAGCACGCCTTCACGTCGCCAGTGATCGCAGGCCAGGTAGGCGATCTTCTGCGGTGCGCCGGCGCACTTGATCGGCCCCGACGGCATGGTGAACACCGCGGTGCCGGACCGCGTGTTGCGGATGAACTCCCATGTGCGCGGGGCGAGATCGAAGCGGTAGTTCGACGAGACGCCGTCCTTGCCGAGGGTGTCGGTCAGGCCTTCGGTGCGTTCCCAGTCGAGCTGGATACCCGGGGCCACGACCAGCACGTCGTAACCGTACGTCGTCCCGTCGGCACACGTGACCGTGTTGGCATCCGGATCGACCGAGGTCACCGCACTCTTGATCCACGTGGCGCCGCGCGGCATCACCGAGCCTTCGGCACGCTCGGTTTCGGCGGCGGTC
Protein-coding regions in this window:
- a CDS encoding metal-sensitive transcriptional regulator; this translates as MVCDEESIAAILNRLRRAQGQLAGVISMIEQGRDCKDVVTQLAAVSRALDRAGFKIVATSLRECMAGTRPDGAAPMDVADLEKLFLTLA
- a CDS encoding rhodanese-like domain-containing protein, which codes for MSTSSIIDAGELNVLTQTANGPRLIDVRTPGEFETAHIAGAYNVPLDLLQEHRDEIAQHLDENVVLICRSGQRAGTAGETLRDAGLPNVSILDGGMTAWQDKGFEVRRGAQRWDLERQVRLVAGSIVLSSVLGSIAAPKLKWVAAAIGAGLSTAALTNTCAMGMMLAKLPCNRGASCDAQSVVEQLIGSKQTPSGMLA
- a CDS encoding NAD(P)/FAD-dependent oxidoreductase codes for the protein MSTPVKHEVLIVGGGTAGITVAARLLRKHYTDVAIIEPSDKHYYQPFWTLVGGGQATAAETERAEGSVMPRGATWIKSAVTSVDPDANTVTCADGTTYGYDVLVVAPGIQLDWERTEGLTDTLGKDGVSSNYRFDLAPRTWEFIRNTRSGTAVFTMPSGPIKCAGAPQKIAYLACDHWRREGVLDNIDVHLVVPTPRIFGIPAIADNLDKVIADYGITLHTGSEVRSIDSASRKATMTNLADGIETVLPYDVLHAVPHQSAPDWIKNSPLSTSHVGGDANGYVDIDKHTMQHVRYPNVFALGDAGSSPNSKTGAAIRKQAPVVVENIGAVRSGRPLTGAYDGYASCPIVTSSREMLLAEFDYDFTLKPSFPLLDPVKPHRPYWLLKKYGLPALYWNLMLKGRA
- a CDS encoding sulfite exporter TauE/SafE family protein, whose amino-acid sequence is MIAVAVVLAVLVGVSLGLLGGGGSILTVPLLAYVAGMEAKQAIATSLVVVGVTSTFSAVSHARAGRVRWRSALLFGAAGMVGAYAGGAAGRFVPGSVLLIGLAVMMIATGLAMIKGRNTTTPEPTGRTSVVKTATLGLGVGLATGAVGAGGGFLVVPALVMLAGLPMPVAVGTSLVVIALNSFAGLAGHLNSVVIDWPVAAMFTAAAVLGSLLGARLTSRVNPDALRQGFGWFVLIMAAVILAEELNPIAGLVTAALIGLAALARFSCLRFHWCPLRALLGPPTVAI